From one Anticarsia gemmatalis isolate Benzon Research Colony breed Stoneville strain chromosome 20, ilAntGemm2 primary, whole genome shotgun sequence genomic stretch:
- the LIMK1 gene encoding LIM domain kinase 1 isoform X1 encodes MEGPNTKESLSCAGCLNDIGEDDYVSALNQDWHQDCFRCSVCDAQLSLWYFEKGGLLFCQNDYWTRYGESCQQCAQVITGPVMTAGEHRFHPECFACVACAAHIEDGEPYALVERSNLYCGRCYGTVRSVSHAIRVVEVPPAAVRVAQPAPATLTVTDSRCGGKVSSAARALLRAALSVCIQLTCHRIDSSCGLLTLHIGDKILEINGTPVRNRPLDEIERALARRDAVIQLTIEHNPDTNSKRPSTVLHTNSHTQPNKAHTHMHTQTNIHKNTHTDDTTKHDLSPVERKIFSTKDELKLTKCCEKETNRERREVEGRKERLFKRKGEDGGKWVNKRRQTPSSPLLGDKERSSSMSKLLDVVDGEEEPSGVLCDLSRARSFRVEPAPGQKVFRASDLLQGELLGSGFFGEVYKVTHRDTNEVMVLKQLYRVDEDAQRNFLKEVAVLRSLKHPNVLRFVGVLYKDKRLHLVTEYVAGGTLHQLIQDSSVCLSWRDRARLARDVSAGVGYLHRMNVIHRDLNSHNCLVREDKTVIVADFGLARIVQRTASSSLERRAHNTLRRKRYTVVGNPYWMAPEMMNGNVYDEKVDVFSFGIILCEIIGRVSADPDFLPRRSDFGLNEAQFVDKFCRAAACPEPFYRIAFLACHLEPDARPPFEVIEIWLESLVMHLSRPGPVPAPLLADIVQYARGEPDCADCRCDRLSKADSVELNVPDAGVIKSSSNAALSVPERRWRSLSKCVSATHIGSRPLVTVTNLSRSQHALHTAGYILRAHGNTINITKVDDISEWLDPPPLKRTSPDSHLNKLQEHTTKSRKVESPDEYDGTLPSFLRNQSVEGLESEYKHDVDPPLPFCRHISIPDSTAVPPEEHEDTDSSDDELPPTWPKNKMDVDPKHLLNTIVKKTENFLPNRSSYDVTDVVLRNANVNERKINDVDSRRFNIDHLTSQSAFMAEGVKNIVKNIEKEKAQEKSGFFPKKLLSPKLSRLFKPNTTEVVRNKEDDKEKSRSKFFVQRPASPSNIRSYRIRPSDTDKPVLNNEVLKSDIKLANMGKPMTPTFRRHLDRNDFADGRFSYRDRRSKPDDTKFIDIGRNRIKTPVNSVEKTTKLERGVPVSRNNATLATVPEKKGDKGKLSDVAKRREPGISRSNYVSLASLKINGKGKDVSEESPVERVI; translated from the exons atggAGGGACCGAATACTAAAG AGTCCCTCAGTTGTGCAGGGTGCTTGAATGACATAGGTGAAGATGACTATGTCTCCGCACTCAACCAGGACTGGCATCAAGACTGTTTCAG GTGCTCGGTGTGCGACGCGCAACTGTCTCTATGGTACTTCGAGAAGGGTGGCTTGTTATTCTGTCAGAACGATTACTGGACCAGATACGGAGAGAGCTGTCAGCAATGTGCACAg GTGATAACCGGCCCGGTGATGACGGCGGGCGAGCACCGCTTCCACCCGGAGTGCTTCGCGTGCGTGGCGTGTGCCGCACACATTGAAGATGGGGAGCCGTACGCGCTCGTCGAGAGATCTAACCTGTATTG TGGGCGGTGTTACGGCACGGTGCGGTCGGTGTCGCACGCCATCCGCGTGGTGGAGGTGCCGCCCGCCGCCGTGCGGGTCGCGCAGCCCGCGCCCGCCACGCTCACCGTCACCGA TTCCCGCTGCGGCGGCAAGGTGTCGTCAGCCGCCCGGGCGCTGCTCCGCGCCGCGCTGTCCGTCTGCATACAACTCACTTGTCATAG GATTGACTCATCATGCGGCCTGCTGACGCTGCACATCGGAGACAAGATCCTGGAGATCAACGGCACTCCGGTCAGGAACAGACCTCTCGATGAAATTGAACGAGCACTCGCTAGGAGGGATGCTGTTATTCAG CTAACAATAGAACACAATCCGGACACAAACTCGAAGCGCCCCTCCACAGTGTTACATACAAACTCACACACACAACCGAACAaagcacacacacacatgcacacacaaacaaacatacacaagAACACACACACAGACGACACGACCAAACACGACTTATCACCggttgaaagaaaaatattcagtaCCAAAGACGAATTAAAACTGACCAAGTGTTGTGAGAAAGAGACGAATAGAGAGAGAAGGGAGGTGGAAGGGAGAAAGGAGAGGTTGTTTAAGAGGAAGGGGGAGGATGGGGGGAAGTGGGTGAACAAGAGGAGGCAGACCCCGTCGTCGCCGCTGCTGGGTGATAAAGAGAGAAGCAGCAGTATGTCGAAGTTGTTGGACGT TGTGGACGGCGAGGAGGAGCCGAGCGGCGTGCTCTGTGACCTGAGCCGCGCGCGGTCTTTCCGCGTGGAGCCCGCGCCCGGACAGAAGGTGTTCCGCGCCAGTGACTTACTGCAG GGTGAGCTGCTAGGGTCGGGTTTCTTCGGCGAGGTGTACAAGGTGACCCACCGGGACACGAACGAGGTGATGGTGCTCAAACAACTGTACAGGGTCGACGAAGACGCGCAGAGGAACTTCCTTAAAGAG GTGGCAGTACTTCGATCACTAAAACATCCGAATGTACTGCGTTTCGTGGGCGTGTTGTACAAAGACAAGCGATTACACCTCGTCACTGAATACGTCGCCGGCGGGACGTTACATCAACTGATACAG GACAGCTCGGTGTGTCTGTCGTGGCGGGACCGCGCGCGCCTGGCGCGGGACGTGTCGGCCGGGGTGGGCTACCTGCACCGCATGAACGTCATCCACCGCGACCTCAACTCACACAACTGTCTCGTCAGAGAG GACAAGACAGTGATCGTGGCGGACTTCGGTCTGGCGCGCATCGTGCAGCGCACGGCCAGCAGCTCGCTCGAGCGCCGCGCGCATAACACGCTGCGACGGAAACGATACACC GTTGTAGGTAACCCGTACTGGATGGCGCCGGAGATGATGAACGGTAACGTGTACGATGAGAAGGTAGACGTGTTCTCCTTCGGCATTATACTGTGTGAG ATAATAGGTCGCGTGTCCGCGGACCCGGACTTCCTCCCCCGGCGCTCGGACTTCGGTCTGAACGAGGCGCAGTTCGTGGACAAGTTCTGCCGCGCCGCCGCCTGCCCCGAGCCCTTCTACCGCATCGCCTTCCTCGCCTGCCACCTCGAGCCCGACGCACG GCCGCCATTCGAAGTGATAGAGATCTGGCTAGAAAGCCTAGTGATGCACCTGTCCCGTCCCGGCCCCGTGCCGGCGCCGCTGCTGGCCGACATCGTGCAGTACGCGCGCGGCGAGCCCGACTGTGCCGACTGTCGCTGCGACCGGCTCAGCAAGGCCGACAGTGTGGAGCTCAATGTGCCTGATGCTGGCGTTATTAAG TCGAGTTCGAACGCGGCGCTGTCAGTGCCGGAGCGGCGCTGGCGGTCACTGAGCAAGTGTGTGTCGGCCACACACATCGGCTCGCGGCCCCTCGTCACCGTCACCAACCTCAGTCGCAGCCAGCACGCGCTGCACACGGCCGGCTACATACTGCGAGCACATGGCAACACTATCAATATCACTAAG GTTGACGACATATCGGAATGGCTAGACCCTCCGCCCCTCAAACGTACAAGCCCCGACTCTCACCTCAACAAGCTACAAGAACACACCACAAAGTCCCGCAAGGTGGAGTCTCCCGACGAGTACGACGGCACTCTGCCCTCCTTCCTCCGCAACCAGTCCGTGGAGGGGCTCGAGAGTGAGTACAAGCACGACGTGGACCCTCCCCTCCCGTTCTGCAGGCATATCAGCATTCCAGACAGTACGGCAGTCCCTCCCGAAGAACACGAAGACACTGACTCCTCAGACGATGAACTCCCACCGACTTGGCCCAAAAACAAAATGGACGTCGATCCAAAACATTTACTTAATACCATAGtcaaaaaaactgaaaattttctACCAAACAGATCgagttatgacgtcactgatgTTGTGTTACGAAACGCGAATGTAAATGAACGAAAGATCAATGATGTTGACAGTAGGCGGTTTAATATCGACCATTTGACCAGCCAGAGTGCTTTCATGGCTGAGGGAGTCAAAAACATTGTCAAAAATATCGAAAAGGAAAAAGCTCAAGAAAAATCTGGATTCTTCCCTAAGAAATTACTATCACCGAAACTGAGTAGATTATTTAAACCTAATACTACAGAAGTAGTTAGAAACAAAGAAGACGATAAGGAAAAATCTAGAAGTAAATTCTTCGTACAAAGACCTGCTTCACCGAGTAACATAAGATCTTATAGAATACGACCTTCGGACACTGACAAACCAGTTTTAAACAACGAAGTTTTGAAATCAGATATAAAACTAGCCAACATGGGTAAGCCTATGACGCCTACTTTCCGGCGACATTTAGACAGGAACGATTTTGCCGACGGTAGATTTAGTTACAGGGACCGACGATCGAAACCGGACGATACGAAATTTATCGACATTGGCCGGAATAGGATAAAAACACCGGTCAATTCTGTAGAAAAGACTACTAAATTGGAGAGAGGGGTGCCTGTTAGTAGAAATAATGCGACTTTAGCCACAGTGCCGGAGAAAAAAGGAGATAAGGGTAAGTTAAGTGATGTTGCGAAGAGAAGGGAGCCGGGTATTTCGCGCAGTAACTATGTGAGTCTGGCCAGTCTGAAGATCAATGGGAAAGGCAAGGACGTGAGTGAGGAGTCACCTGTTGAACgtgttatataa
- the LIMK1 gene encoding LIM domain kinase 1 isoform X2: MEGPNTKESLSCAGCLNDIGEDDYVSALNQDWHQDCFRCSVCDAQLSLWYFEKGGLLFCQNDYWTRYGESCQQCAQVITGPVMTAGEHRFHPECFACVACAAHIEDGEPYALVERSNLYCGRCYGTVRSVSHAIRVVEVPPAAVRVAQPAPATLTVTEIDSSCGLLTLHIGDKILEINGTPVRNRPLDEIERALARRDAVIQLTIEHNPDTNSKRPSTVLHTNSHTQPNKAHTHMHTQTNIHKNTHTDDTTKHDLSPVERKIFSTKDELKLTKCCEKETNRERREVEGRKERLFKRKGEDGGKWVNKRRQTPSSPLLGDKERSSSMSKLLDVVDGEEEPSGVLCDLSRARSFRVEPAPGQKVFRASDLLQGELLGSGFFGEVYKVTHRDTNEVMVLKQLYRVDEDAQRNFLKEVAVLRSLKHPNVLRFVGVLYKDKRLHLVTEYVAGGTLHQLIQDSSVCLSWRDRARLARDVSAGVGYLHRMNVIHRDLNSHNCLVREDKTVIVADFGLARIVQRTASSSLERRAHNTLRRKRYTVVGNPYWMAPEMMNGNVYDEKVDVFSFGIILCEIIGRVSADPDFLPRRSDFGLNEAQFVDKFCRAAACPEPFYRIAFLACHLEPDARPPFEVIEIWLESLVMHLSRPGPVPAPLLADIVQYARGEPDCADCRCDRLSKADSVELNVPDAGVIKSSSNAALSVPERRWRSLSKCVSATHIGSRPLVTVTNLSRSQHALHTAGYILRAHGNTINITKVDDISEWLDPPPLKRTSPDSHLNKLQEHTTKSRKVESPDEYDGTLPSFLRNQSVEGLESEYKHDVDPPLPFCRHISIPDSTAVPPEEHEDTDSSDDELPPTWPKNKMDVDPKHLLNTIVKKTENFLPNRSSYDVTDVVLRNANVNERKINDVDSRRFNIDHLTSQSAFMAEGVKNIVKNIEKEKAQEKSGFFPKKLLSPKLSRLFKPNTTEVVRNKEDDKEKSRSKFFVQRPASPSNIRSYRIRPSDTDKPVLNNEVLKSDIKLANMGKPMTPTFRRHLDRNDFADGRFSYRDRRSKPDDTKFIDIGRNRIKTPVNSVEKTTKLERGVPVSRNNATLATVPEKKGDKGKLSDVAKRREPGISRSNYVSLASLKINGKGKDVSEESPVERVI; the protein is encoded by the exons atggAGGGACCGAATACTAAAG AGTCCCTCAGTTGTGCAGGGTGCTTGAATGACATAGGTGAAGATGACTATGTCTCCGCACTCAACCAGGACTGGCATCAAGACTGTTTCAG GTGCTCGGTGTGCGACGCGCAACTGTCTCTATGGTACTTCGAGAAGGGTGGCTTGTTATTCTGTCAGAACGATTACTGGACCAGATACGGAGAGAGCTGTCAGCAATGTGCACAg GTGATAACCGGCCCGGTGATGACGGCGGGCGAGCACCGCTTCCACCCGGAGTGCTTCGCGTGCGTGGCGTGTGCCGCACACATTGAAGATGGGGAGCCGTACGCGCTCGTCGAGAGATCTAACCTGTATTG TGGGCGGTGTTACGGCACGGTGCGGTCGGTGTCGCACGCCATCCGCGTGGTGGAGGTGCCGCCCGCCGCCGTGCGGGTCGCGCAGCCCGCGCCCGCCACGCTCACCGTCACCGA GATTGACTCATCATGCGGCCTGCTGACGCTGCACATCGGAGACAAGATCCTGGAGATCAACGGCACTCCGGTCAGGAACAGACCTCTCGATGAAATTGAACGAGCACTCGCTAGGAGGGATGCTGTTATTCAG CTAACAATAGAACACAATCCGGACACAAACTCGAAGCGCCCCTCCACAGTGTTACATACAAACTCACACACACAACCGAACAaagcacacacacacatgcacacacaaacaaacatacacaagAACACACACACAGACGACACGACCAAACACGACTTATCACCggttgaaagaaaaatattcagtaCCAAAGACGAATTAAAACTGACCAAGTGTTGTGAGAAAGAGACGAATAGAGAGAGAAGGGAGGTGGAAGGGAGAAAGGAGAGGTTGTTTAAGAGGAAGGGGGAGGATGGGGGGAAGTGGGTGAACAAGAGGAGGCAGACCCCGTCGTCGCCGCTGCTGGGTGATAAAGAGAGAAGCAGCAGTATGTCGAAGTTGTTGGACGT TGTGGACGGCGAGGAGGAGCCGAGCGGCGTGCTCTGTGACCTGAGCCGCGCGCGGTCTTTCCGCGTGGAGCCCGCGCCCGGACAGAAGGTGTTCCGCGCCAGTGACTTACTGCAG GGTGAGCTGCTAGGGTCGGGTTTCTTCGGCGAGGTGTACAAGGTGACCCACCGGGACACGAACGAGGTGATGGTGCTCAAACAACTGTACAGGGTCGACGAAGACGCGCAGAGGAACTTCCTTAAAGAG GTGGCAGTACTTCGATCACTAAAACATCCGAATGTACTGCGTTTCGTGGGCGTGTTGTACAAAGACAAGCGATTACACCTCGTCACTGAATACGTCGCCGGCGGGACGTTACATCAACTGATACAG GACAGCTCGGTGTGTCTGTCGTGGCGGGACCGCGCGCGCCTGGCGCGGGACGTGTCGGCCGGGGTGGGCTACCTGCACCGCATGAACGTCATCCACCGCGACCTCAACTCACACAACTGTCTCGTCAGAGAG GACAAGACAGTGATCGTGGCGGACTTCGGTCTGGCGCGCATCGTGCAGCGCACGGCCAGCAGCTCGCTCGAGCGCCGCGCGCATAACACGCTGCGACGGAAACGATACACC GTTGTAGGTAACCCGTACTGGATGGCGCCGGAGATGATGAACGGTAACGTGTACGATGAGAAGGTAGACGTGTTCTCCTTCGGCATTATACTGTGTGAG ATAATAGGTCGCGTGTCCGCGGACCCGGACTTCCTCCCCCGGCGCTCGGACTTCGGTCTGAACGAGGCGCAGTTCGTGGACAAGTTCTGCCGCGCCGCCGCCTGCCCCGAGCCCTTCTACCGCATCGCCTTCCTCGCCTGCCACCTCGAGCCCGACGCACG GCCGCCATTCGAAGTGATAGAGATCTGGCTAGAAAGCCTAGTGATGCACCTGTCCCGTCCCGGCCCCGTGCCGGCGCCGCTGCTGGCCGACATCGTGCAGTACGCGCGCGGCGAGCCCGACTGTGCCGACTGTCGCTGCGACCGGCTCAGCAAGGCCGACAGTGTGGAGCTCAATGTGCCTGATGCTGGCGTTATTAAG TCGAGTTCGAACGCGGCGCTGTCAGTGCCGGAGCGGCGCTGGCGGTCACTGAGCAAGTGTGTGTCGGCCACACACATCGGCTCGCGGCCCCTCGTCACCGTCACCAACCTCAGTCGCAGCCAGCACGCGCTGCACACGGCCGGCTACATACTGCGAGCACATGGCAACACTATCAATATCACTAAG GTTGACGACATATCGGAATGGCTAGACCCTCCGCCCCTCAAACGTACAAGCCCCGACTCTCACCTCAACAAGCTACAAGAACACACCACAAAGTCCCGCAAGGTGGAGTCTCCCGACGAGTACGACGGCACTCTGCCCTCCTTCCTCCGCAACCAGTCCGTGGAGGGGCTCGAGAGTGAGTACAAGCACGACGTGGACCCTCCCCTCCCGTTCTGCAGGCATATCAGCATTCCAGACAGTACGGCAGTCCCTCCCGAAGAACACGAAGACACTGACTCCTCAGACGATGAACTCCCACCGACTTGGCCCAAAAACAAAATGGACGTCGATCCAAAACATTTACTTAATACCATAGtcaaaaaaactgaaaattttctACCAAACAGATCgagttatgacgtcactgatgTTGTGTTACGAAACGCGAATGTAAATGAACGAAAGATCAATGATGTTGACAGTAGGCGGTTTAATATCGACCATTTGACCAGCCAGAGTGCTTTCATGGCTGAGGGAGTCAAAAACATTGTCAAAAATATCGAAAAGGAAAAAGCTCAAGAAAAATCTGGATTCTTCCCTAAGAAATTACTATCACCGAAACTGAGTAGATTATTTAAACCTAATACTACAGAAGTAGTTAGAAACAAAGAAGACGATAAGGAAAAATCTAGAAGTAAATTCTTCGTACAAAGACCTGCTTCACCGAGTAACATAAGATCTTATAGAATACGACCTTCGGACACTGACAAACCAGTTTTAAACAACGAAGTTTTGAAATCAGATATAAAACTAGCCAACATGGGTAAGCCTATGACGCCTACTTTCCGGCGACATTTAGACAGGAACGATTTTGCCGACGGTAGATTTAGTTACAGGGACCGACGATCGAAACCGGACGATACGAAATTTATCGACATTGGCCGGAATAGGATAAAAACACCGGTCAATTCTGTAGAAAAGACTACTAAATTGGAGAGAGGGGTGCCTGTTAGTAGAAATAATGCGACTTTAGCCACAGTGCCGGAGAAAAAAGGAGATAAGGGTAAGTTAAGTGATGTTGCGAAGAGAAGGGAGCCGGGTATTTCGCGCAGTAACTATGTGAGTCTGGCCAGTCTGAAGATCAATGGGAAAGGCAAGGACGTGAGTGAGGAGTCACCTGTTGAACgtgttatataa
- the LIMK1 gene encoding LIM domain kinase 1 isoform X3, with product MGLVIRIDSSCGLLTLHIGDKILEINGTPVRNRPLDEIERALARRDAVIQLTIEHNPDTNSKRPSTVLHTNSHTQPNKAHTHMHTQTNIHKNTHTDDTTKHDLSPVERKIFSTKDELKLTKCCEKETNRERREVEGRKERLFKRKGEDGGKWVNKRRQTPSSPLLGDKERSSSMSKLLDVVDGEEEPSGVLCDLSRARSFRVEPAPGQKVFRASDLLQGELLGSGFFGEVYKVTHRDTNEVMVLKQLYRVDEDAQRNFLKEVAVLRSLKHPNVLRFVGVLYKDKRLHLVTEYVAGGTLHQLIQDSSVCLSWRDRARLARDVSAGVGYLHRMNVIHRDLNSHNCLVREDKTVIVADFGLARIVQRTASSSLERRAHNTLRRKRYTVVGNPYWMAPEMMNGNVYDEKVDVFSFGIILCEIIGRVSADPDFLPRRSDFGLNEAQFVDKFCRAAACPEPFYRIAFLACHLEPDARPPFEVIEIWLESLVMHLSRPGPVPAPLLADIVQYARGEPDCADCRCDRLSKADSVELNVPDAGVIKSSSNAALSVPERRWRSLSKCVSATHIGSRPLVTVTNLSRSQHALHTAGYILRAHGNTINITKVDDISEWLDPPPLKRTSPDSHLNKLQEHTTKSRKVESPDEYDGTLPSFLRNQSVEGLESEYKHDVDPPLPFCRHISIPDSTAVPPEEHEDTDSSDDELPPTWPKNKMDVDPKHLLNTIVKKTENFLPNRSSYDVTDVVLRNANVNERKINDVDSRRFNIDHLTSQSAFMAEGVKNIVKNIEKEKAQEKSGFFPKKLLSPKLSRLFKPNTTEVVRNKEDDKEKSRSKFFVQRPASPSNIRSYRIRPSDTDKPVLNNEVLKSDIKLANMGKPMTPTFRRHLDRNDFADGRFSYRDRRSKPDDTKFIDIGRNRIKTPVNSVEKTTKLERGVPVSRNNATLATVPEKKGDKGKLSDVAKRREPGISRSNYVSLASLKINGKGKDVSEESPVERVI from the exons ATGGGATTAGTTATAAG GATTGACTCATCATGCGGCCTGCTGACGCTGCACATCGGAGACAAGATCCTGGAGATCAACGGCACTCCGGTCAGGAACAGACCTCTCGATGAAATTGAACGAGCACTCGCTAGGAGGGATGCTGTTATTCAG CTAACAATAGAACACAATCCGGACACAAACTCGAAGCGCCCCTCCACAGTGTTACATACAAACTCACACACACAACCGAACAaagcacacacacacatgcacacacaaacaaacatacacaagAACACACACACAGACGACACGACCAAACACGACTTATCACCggttgaaagaaaaatattcagtaCCAAAGACGAATTAAAACTGACCAAGTGTTGTGAGAAAGAGACGAATAGAGAGAGAAGGGAGGTGGAAGGGAGAAAGGAGAGGTTGTTTAAGAGGAAGGGGGAGGATGGGGGGAAGTGGGTGAACAAGAGGAGGCAGACCCCGTCGTCGCCGCTGCTGGGTGATAAAGAGAGAAGCAGCAGTATGTCGAAGTTGTTGGACGT TGTGGACGGCGAGGAGGAGCCGAGCGGCGTGCTCTGTGACCTGAGCCGCGCGCGGTCTTTCCGCGTGGAGCCCGCGCCCGGACAGAAGGTGTTCCGCGCCAGTGACTTACTGCAG GGTGAGCTGCTAGGGTCGGGTTTCTTCGGCGAGGTGTACAAGGTGACCCACCGGGACACGAACGAGGTGATGGTGCTCAAACAACTGTACAGGGTCGACGAAGACGCGCAGAGGAACTTCCTTAAAGAG GTGGCAGTACTTCGATCACTAAAACATCCGAATGTACTGCGTTTCGTGGGCGTGTTGTACAAAGACAAGCGATTACACCTCGTCACTGAATACGTCGCCGGCGGGACGTTACATCAACTGATACAG GACAGCTCGGTGTGTCTGTCGTGGCGGGACCGCGCGCGCCTGGCGCGGGACGTGTCGGCCGGGGTGGGCTACCTGCACCGCATGAACGTCATCCACCGCGACCTCAACTCACACAACTGTCTCGTCAGAGAG GACAAGACAGTGATCGTGGCGGACTTCGGTCTGGCGCGCATCGTGCAGCGCACGGCCAGCAGCTCGCTCGAGCGCCGCGCGCATAACACGCTGCGACGGAAACGATACACC GTTGTAGGTAACCCGTACTGGATGGCGCCGGAGATGATGAACGGTAACGTGTACGATGAGAAGGTAGACGTGTTCTCCTTCGGCATTATACTGTGTGAG ATAATAGGTCGCGTGTCCGCGGACCCGGACTTCCTCCCCCGGCGCTCGGACTTCGGTCTGAACGAGGCGCAGTTCGTGGACAAGTTCTGCCGCGCCGCCGCCTGCCCCGAGCCCTTCTACCGCATCGCCTTCCTCGCCTGCCACCTCGAGCCCGACGCACG GCCGCCATTCGAAGTGATAGAGATCTGGCTAGAAAGCCTAGTGATGCACCTGTCCCGTCCCGGCCCCGTGCCGGCGCCGCTGCTGGCCGACATCGTGCAGTACGCGCGCGGCGAGCCCGACTGTGCCGACTGTCGCTGCGACCGGCTCAGCAAGGCCGACAGTGTGGAGCTCAATGTGCCTGATGCTGGCGTTATTAAG TCGAGTTCGAACGCGGCGCTGTCAGTGCCGGAGCGGCGCTGGCGGTCACTGAGCAAGTGTGTGTCGGCCACACACATCGGCTCGCGGCCCCTCGTCACCGTCACCAACCTCAGTCGCAGCCAGCACGCGCTGCACACGGCCGGCTACATACTGCGAGCACATGGCAACACTATCAATATCACTAAG GTTGACGACATATCGGAATGGCTAGACCCTCCGCCCCTCAAACGTACAAGCCCCGACTCTCACCTCAACAAGCTACAAGAACACACCACAAAGTCCCGCAAGGTGGAGTCTCCCGACGAGTACGACGGCACTCTGCCCTCCTTCCTCCGCAACCAGTCCGTGGAGGGGCTCGAGAGTGAGTACAAGCACGACGTGGACCCTCCCCTCCCGTTCTGCAGGCATATCAGCATTCCAGACAGTACGGCAGTCCCTCCCGAAGAACACGAAGACACTGACTCCTCAGACGATGAACTCCCACCGACTTGGCCCAAAAACAAAATGGACGTCGATCCAAAACATTTACTTAATACCATAGtcaaaaaaactgaaaattttctACCAAACAGATCgagttatgacgtcactgatgTTGTGTTACGAAACGCGAATGTAAATGAACGAAAGATCAATGATGTTGACAGTAGGCGGTTTAATATCGACCATTTGACCAGCCAGAGTGCTTTCATGGCTGAGGGAGTCAAAAACATTGTCAAAAATATCGAAAAGGAAAAAGCTCAAGAAAAATCTGGATTCTTCCCTAAGAAATTACTATCACCGAAACTGAGTAGATTATTTAAACCTAATACTACAGAAGTAGTTAGAAACAAAGAAGACGATAAGGAAAAATCTAGAAGTAAATTCTTCGTACAAAGACCTGCTTCACCGAGTAACATAAGATCTTATAGAATACGACCTTCGGACACTGACAAACCAGTTTTAAACAACGAAGTTTTGAAATCAGATATAAAACTAGCCAACATGGGTAAGCCTATGACGCCTACTTTCCGGCGACATTTAGACAGGAACGATTTTGCCGACGGTAGATTTAGTTACAGGGACCGACGATCGAAACCGGACGATACGAAATTTATCGACATTGGCCGGAATAGGATAAAAACACCGGTCAATTCTGTAGAAAAGACTACTAAATTGGAGAGAGGGGTGCCTGTTAGTAGAAATAATGCGACTTTAGCCACAGTGCCGGAGAAAAAAGGAGATAAGGGTAAGTTAAGTGATGTTGCGAAGAGAAGGGAGCCGGGTATTTCGCGCAGTAACTATGTGAGTCTGGCCAGTCTGAAGATCAATGGGAAAGGCAAGGACGTGAGTGAGGAGTCACCTGTTGAACgtgttatataa
- the LOC142981799 gene encoding serine protease 3-like yields the protein MLMKTGLIVLLAAVLQVSTELVEPEFIEDVMKREAESSSTRIVSGWEALPGQHPHQAALRMVAADGGVSACGGSFVHRNWLLTSAHCTAQRVTLVVRGGVVSLTTPEYIYETTEWWNYPTYDDNDVGTVQPDDISIVKLQRPVTYTRYLKAIRIQPSADAFRNYDGEVVHASGHGRTWTGGSSPENLRWVFLRAVANPTCAQTFGSALITANAICARWFNVTSQSTCQGDSGGPLVHVSDGVETLIGVTSFVAGGNFGCHSGLPAGFIRPGPFLPWFKEITGIDFENFDEDDDEPTEPTPPEDDSEEEDETSEEDTSEEDSSAEDDDSDDDISQIMKRLQVKVKVKVAINKFKVKKEVEKEKIKKHNH from the exons atgttaatgaaaacaggTTTAATTGTGCTACTCGCTGCTGTTCTTCAG GTTTCAACCGAACTTGTTGAGCCTGAGTTCATCGAAGATGTAATGAAAAGAG AGGCAGAGTCGAGTTCCACTCGCATAGTGTCAGGATGGGAGGCGCTCCCCGGCCAGCACCCGCACCAGGCCGCACTGCGCATGGTGGCGGCTGACGGTGGCGTCAGCGCCTGCGGAGGCTCCTTCGTGCACCGCAACTGGCTTCTCACCTCCGCTCACTGTACTGCTCA GCGCGTTACCCTGGTGGTCCGCGGCGGCGTGGTGTCCCTCACCACTCCGGAGTACATCTACGAGACGACCGAGTGGTGGAACTACCCTACATACGACGACAACGACGTCGGCACGGTCCAGCCTGATGACATCTCCATTGTTAAACTGCAGCGCCCCGTTACTTATACca GATATTTAAAAGCCATCCGTATCCAGCCCTCGGCAGACGCTTTCAGAAACTACGACGGTGAAGTTGTTCATGCTAGTGGCCACGGAAGAACATGGACTGGTG GATCATCACCCGAGAACCTGAGATGGGTGTTCCTCCGCGCGGTCGCGAACCCTACGTGCGCGCAGACCTTCGGCTCTGCCCTCATCACAGCCAACGCCATCTGTGCCCGCTGGTTCAATGTTACTTCGCAGTCTACTTGCCAG GGTGACAGTGGTGGTCCACTTGTTCATGTGAGTGATGGCGTTGAAACTCTGATCGGAGTAACCTCCTTCGTCGCCGGCGGCAACTTCGGATGCCACTCAGGACTTCCTGCTG GTTTCATCCGTCCTGGACCGTTCCTACCCTGGTTCAAAGAAATCACTGGTATTGACTTTGAGAACTTCGATGAGGATGACGACGAGCCTACTGAGCCAACACCTCCAGAAGACGACAGCGAAGAAGAAGATGAGACCAGTGAGGAGGACACCAGTGAGGAAGACAGCAGTGCTGAAGACGATGACAGTGATGATGATATCTCGCAAATCATGAAGCGCCTTCAAGTTAAAGTTAAAGTCAAGGTCGCTATCAACAAGTTCAAGGTTAAGAAAGAAGTCGAAAAGGAGAAAATCAAGAAGCATAATCActaa